TCTCCGGATGGGAAGAGATCGCCGTCATCAATCGACACATACGATTGCGATTGTGGAAATGCTGATCGACAATAATTTCTGGCAAAATGCCCAAACCAGTGGCCATATTCACAATTTCTTTGTGGGGCGTTTCGCCACTACTGCCACCGGAAATCATATGATGCCCCATTGCTGCCGCGCCAGCACTTGTGCCTGCTAAAACAAGCCGCTTTTGATGCACCCGTTCCCGCATCGCAAGCGCAAATGGGGTATCGCCAATAATGGCACAGAGGCGTAGCTGATCGCCACCGGTCATGAACACCCCGGTAAAGTCATCCAGCAATCTGCCGGGATCATCCTGGTAACGATCGCGGCGATCGCGGATATCAAAAACATCGACAAACTCAGCACCCAAGTCCCTGAATATATCGCTATATATACGCCCGATGATGTCTGGCTCGCGCGATGCCGAGGGAATAATCCCAATCCGAGCAGACGTACCGCCTGAGCTTTCTACAAAAGCCCTGAGTATTTTCCGATCCTGAACTTTGTCCTCTCCGCCGCCAATAACAATTACTGCAGCTTTTGTGGGTTGAGACATGCCTGTTTCCGACGCTATTTCCCGATCTAGTTTTTGATCCAATTCTCGATCCAAACGATCTAAGTTCAGCATACTAGCAGATTGACGGGCAAATTGTTTAAGCCGCTCAATTTGCGATAGGTTTGGTCTCAGGTGTCCTTCTGTATTGCCCCCCAAGATATTTTTCGCCTCCATAAAATTAGCTTCCATGCTGCCTAGTCGCTTAGGATTTCTATTAAACCACTCTAGGCTTAACTTTGACAAAGTCAAATCATTACTACTTAATACTGTTTCATGCAATCTGGCTCAACTAGTTTGCTAAACAGCATGTTATCGCTTCTTCGCACATGCGATAACTTAGCGCGATCGCAATTACATAAATCGCTATCCACCTAACAGCAAATGTATCGCGGTGATTGATCAGATAATTTTTAGTCAGATCATGTTCAAATAGCTAGAACAATCTAGGCTTAAGAATCAATTAAATAGAAGATTCTAAACAATTAGATTGCCAACTAATAAAAGCCCCCACGGAGTGCTTAATACTAAGAATACTAAGGCTAGCTAGCCAATGAATAAAAGAATCGACTGAATCCCTAGCTAAAGCTGGTAGTTATTTCTAAACCAAAAGCTCAGACTCACTGTTAATTTATTGGGATAGCTTAAAAATACTTAATAGTTGATCAACCGTTAAAAGCTGCTGCTAATCATTAGCCCAGTCTTCATGGCTGAGAAGTTCGCACAGGCGATCGCGGAGTAAAAACTGATTAATTTCCAGTTCATGTTCAATGCAATTCCATTCCCGATCGGAGAAAAATTTGCACAGCGCATGGATCGGTTGATGGCGATTTAGCTTTCCACCATCAATCAATTGACGAGCCTCATCACGAATAGCCCCGATAGAATATTGTGCTGACTGAAGCATATATAAATAATTCCCTTATTTATGGCTCAATTTCGAAAAACCAAAGTTATGTTACTAATGATACAAAACAAATCCTGTTTTCTGCAGATACATAAGTAATCACAATTATTAACAATCGATTGCTGGCAGGCTAAGAGTAAACAATATGTAATGTCTTAGATAAGCAAAAGCTATCTCAAGGTAATTACCAAACTGCTATTAATACAAGCGCTTCTAAGCTTTCCTGCTACTTTACGTTGCTTAAATACAATCCTGCCTAACCCTTAGCTAGAGATACATTGCCCCTATTTGGGGGAGTGGCTCATTCAAGCCATTAGTCGATCGACTGGTTTGGTTATGGCACTCTGGCTATTAATCGCCGCCGTTGTTGCAATCGCTACAGCTAAGGCTATGAAGGTGTTTGAGCGATTAAAGATATAAGTCTAAAAGCTGAACGATTTTAACAATTGCGGTAAATACTAAATTTAGCGGCTGATCCAACGTTTGTTTAGCACTGTGTTGCGATCGGAGCAAGGTATGAATAAGCATAGCTATAGGTTCTAGCGATTTGCAACTTCTTGCCAGAAAACGTGAAACCAAATTATTTTGCTTAATCTTGCTTGAATGGATTTAATCTTTTCTTAAAATAGTTGCATAGCTGGGAGATTAGAAATATTAATACATCGGCAATATGCAGGGGTTAGGCAGGTTCATCAAAATGCTTGGCCTGGAATATGCCAATATACTCATCTCCAGCCCTCTTGGGGATTGAGTTAGCTGCCGGGGTGAAGGAAAGCTGCTCAAAACTACTGGCCATAAGTTGACTTAGCTCAGCGATCGAACCGCCATAGGGAGGTCCACCAGGGCGATCGTGGAGCCAGAATAAACCAATTAGCTTGCCTTGGGGTTTAAGTAGCGATCGTACTGCCTTGACATAGTCTGACCTCTGGCTAGGCGCGATCGCACAAAAAAAAGTATGTTCAATCACATAGTCAAACTGCCCCATTAGTTCTGGTTCCAGGTTAAAAATATCCCGTTGCAAGAAATCAGCTTCAAGCCCCAACTGCTTTGCTTGCTGCTGGGCAAAGTCGATCGCGCTGGGGGCAAAATCCAACCCTGTTACCGTAAATCCATGCTGCGCAAATAAAAGGGCATCATGGCCATTGCCACAACCTAAAACCACTGCCCTGCCGGGTTCCAGGCTCGAATCATGCTCAAGCAAACTGACTAGTGGTGGTGCAGGCTGCCCCATATCCCAACCTGTAGTCCCGACTTGGTAGCGATTTTCCCAGGACTGCCAATCGAGTATTTCTGACATGCTCTGATCCTGTTGTTCAAGTTATTGTTTTGCGCTCTGGCAACAGTAACAGTAATTGAACCACTTTGTGATTATGTACCTCCACTAGGGTTAATTGGTAGTGGTATAGAAGTAAGGAGTTTTAGCAAATGACTCTTAAGTCGATGTGGATATTTAACTATCTCCTAAATCCTTACTTGTTCAGCACCACCGATGATTAATTGAAGCTTAGCTCTCTTTTTTAAGCTCTTTCTCAGGCTTTCATGTTTAACTGATATCTGGCGAAATGGTTAGAGGTTAAACGCGATCGCACAATCCGTAGTTATTGGCGTTGCGTAAATCAATAGAATGATGCTGCTAAGACACAA
The sequence above is a segment of the Pseudanabaena sp. PCC 7367 genome. Coding sequences within it:
- a CDS encoding cyanophycinase; translated protein: MEANFMEAKNILGGNTEGHLRPNLSQIERLKQFARQSASMLNLDRLDRELDQKLDREIASETGMSQPTKAAVIVIGGGEDKVQDRKILRAFVESSGGTSARIGIIPSASREPDIIGRIYSDIFRDLGAEFVDVFDIRDRRDRYQDDPGRLLDDFTGVFMTGGDQLRLCAIIGDTPFALAMRERVHQKRLVLAGTSAGAAAMGHHMISGGSSGETPHKEIVNMATGLGILPEIIVDQHFHNRNRMCRLMTAISSHPEMLGVGIDEDTAAVFEHDNLIKVVGRGAVTIIDPVEMSYSNQLWVSNTAPLTVHNLRIHILAAGAEYNLIKRVPISPSV
- a CDS encoding DUF4327 family protein, which translates into the protein MLQSAQYSIGAIRDEARQLIDGGKLNRHQPIHALCKFFSDREWNCIEHELEINQFLLRDRLCELLSHEDWAND
- a CDS encoding methyltransferase domain-containing protein, with product MSEILDWQSWENRYQVGTTGWDMGQPAPPLVSLLEHDSSLEPGRAVVLGCGNGHDALLFAQHGFTVTGLDFAPSAIDFAQQQAKQLGLEADFLQRDIFNLEPELMGQFDYVIEHTFFCAIAPSQRSDYVKAVRSLLKPQGKLIGLFWLHDRPGGPPYGGSIAELSQLMASSFEQLSFTPAANSIPKRAGDEYIGIFQAKHFDEPA